One Peromyscus leucopus breed LL Stock chromosome 4, UCI_PerLeu_2.1, whole genome shotgun sequence genomic region harbors:
- the Tor4a gene encoding torsin-4A yields the protein MDRGQPSLEPQAKGPCVIAPVRAVLRLRRRVCVLRKRRLLQPVTEPDAGTGALRPSGSPGTLRADLDQPKFFTFDSLTELSSRTPRKRRRRSRVVLYPETSRKYRPRTERKSRAQRCLLLLVAIVGFQVLNAIENLDDNAQRYDLDGLEKALRRSVFGQPAAVGRIMALLRDYLATHVHSHPLLLALHGPSGVGKSHVGRLLARHFHSVLEDGALVLQYHARHHCPELRPVQDCRKELAQRVADVVAQAEAEEKTPLLVLDEAELLPSALLDELHGFLQPQRSHHFHNAIYVLLSGAGGVEITHFVLQNASRVLPPHLHSAGSTQAEEELHTSLRELLAREHPLWHTAAIVPFLLLGKPDVVNCFREEMAGEGFFPEQALAEHLAEQLNYYHVAGHEFAITGCKQVVAKVNLLQHKPAHAGH from the coding sequence ATGGATCGCGGCCAACCTAGCCTAGAGCCCCAGGCCAAGGGGCCATGCGTGATCGCGCCGGTGCGCGCTGTGCTCCGTCTGCGCCGCCGCGTCTGCGTCCTGCGCAAGAGGCGCCTCTTGCAGCCAGTCACCGAACCGGACGCTGGGACAGGGGCACTGCGGCCCAGCGGCAGCCCCGGGACTCTGCGTGCGGACCTAGACCAACCTAAATTCTTCACGTTCGACAGCCTGACCGAGTTGTCTTCCAGGACACCCCGCAAGAGGCGTAGGCGTAGTCGGGTAGTGCTCTACCCTGAAACCTCACGGAAGTACCGACCACGCACTGAGCGCAAGAGCCGTGCACAGCGTTGCCTGCTGCTGCTCGTAGCCATTGTGGGGTTCCAGGTTCTTAACGCCATTGAGAATCTGGACGATAATGCACAACGTTATGACCTCGATGGGCTGGAGAAGGCGCTGCGGCGTTCTGTGTTTGGCCAGCCAGCTGCTGTGGGCCGCATCATGGCCCTGCTGCGAGACTACCTGGCTACACACGTGCACAGTCATCCTTTGCTCCTGGCTCTGCATGGGCCCAGTGGTGTAGGCAAGAGTCACGTGGGGCGCCTGCTGGCACGCCACTTCCACTCAGTGCTGGAGGATGGCGCGTTGGTGCTGCAGTACCACGCACGACATCACTGTCCAGAGCTGCGCCCCGTTCAGGACTGCCGGAAGGAGCTGGCACAGCGCGTGGCAGATGTGGTGGCGCAGGCTGAGGCCGAGGAGAAGACCCCTCTCTTGGTCCTGGATGAGGCCGAACTCTTGCCGTCTGCTCTTCTGGATGAGCTGCACGGCTTCCTGCAGCCACAGCGCTCGCACCATTTCCACAACGCCATCTATGTGCTCCTAAGTGGCGCTGGCGGTGTAGAGATCACGCACTTCGTGCTGCAGAACGCATCACGTGTGTTGCCCCCACACCTCCACAGTGCAGGCAGCACTCAGGCCGAGGAGGAGTTACACACCAGCCTGCGGGAGCTCCTGGCCCGAGAACACCCTCTGTGGCACACTGCAGCCATCGTGCCCTTCCTGCTGCTAGGCAAGCCAGATGTGGTCAACTGCTTCCGAGAGGAGATGGCGGGGGAAGGCTTTTTTCCCGAGCAGGCGCTGGCAGAGCATCTGGCAGAGCAACTCAACTACTACCATGTCGCTGGACATGAGTTTGCCATCACTGGCTGCAAGCAGGTCGTAGCTAAAGTCAACCTCTTGCAGCACAAGCCTGCCCATGCTGGACACTAG